In Roseisolibacter agri, a genomic segment contains:
- a CDS encoding class I SAM-dependent methyltransferase: protein MRADPNERLFDDYAASYADVVNASITSSGETVDFFAQLKADLVAEYCRRELGGVPARVLDFGCGTGLSTRTLTTALPGAQVTGVDVSGESIDRARELDASGRAAYVHSPGATLPFAPASFDVAFAACVFHHIDRSEHVACLREIRRMLSADGVLFIFEHNPRNPLTVRAVRACPFDEGVILLDPGYTRKALRSAGFETDAPYYYFFFPNALRTLRVAEPLLRRVPLGAQYFVAARRTAD from the coding sequence ATGCGCGCCGATCCGAACGAGCGGCTCTTCGACGATTACGCCGCGAGCTACGCCGATGTGGTGAACGCGTCGATCACCAGCTCCGGCGAGACCGTCGACTTCTTCGCGCAGCTGAAGGCGGATCTCGTGGCGGAGTACTGCCGGCGCGAGCTCGGAGGCGTGCCGGCGCGCGTGCTCGACTTCGGATGCGGCACCGGACTGTCCACCCGCACGCTGACCACCGCGCTTCCTGGCGCGCAGGTCACCGGCGTCGACGTCTCGGGCGAGAGCATCGACCGGGCGCGGGAGCTCGACGCCTCGGGACGCGCGGCGTACGTGCACTCACCTGGGGCGACGCTCCCGTTCGCGCCCGCGTCGTTCGACGTTGCCTTCGCCGCCTGCGTCTTCCACCACATCGATCGGTCGGAGCACGTCGCGTGTCTGCGCGAGATTCGGCGGATGCTGTCGGCCGACGGCGTGCTGTTCATCTTCGAGCACAACCCGCGCAATCCGCTCACGGTGCGGGCCGTGCGGGCGTGTCCGTTCGACGAGGGCGTGATCCTCCTCGACCCGGGCTACACGCGCAAGGCGCTCCGCTCCGCCGGCTTCGAGACCGACGCGCCGTACTACTACTTCTTCTTCCCGAACGCGCTGCGCACGCTTCGCGTCGCGGAGCCGCTGTTGCGCCGGGTTCCCCTCGGTGCGCAGTACTTCGTCGCGGCACGGCGCACGGCCGACTGA
- a CDS encoding ArnT family glycosyltransferase yields the protein MDASIGPGPTAAAVAPSSVVRSPISSRRTMSSSPPRFARASLLQGVVVLGVLLLVVAWAGATLQFPFGIDNGIHAYQGWVLRAGGRPYVDVFDSRGPFVMYGYGLAQALFGQNTWGVRLLDLAVLALGVVPLARAVAALEGRIAGVFCGVLAALWWASSSPGSLAQPDGWAGMLFAGALAPLLRRRTAGDPPMRRWLALAGGVIGLCTFSKPFYAALIVPVLVAIGSDRARDHKARLSDLMAVALAGLGVGVAVLGVMWLAGVLRAFVEAYLVFNVKVYAGEAQAGWGPRVGSLLRYVGSDPTIGYGIVLAGAGAWIGSRDPHADVRRATHVGIAWTLCTIGFVLLQGRFWRQHWLPTIPPLALLTTLGVSGLRRRLAVGERARAGAGGIAALLPLVLALALLVVAARTPAIYTLRGARALRDGATREALWDYHTGYRQGSASSFRAEHEAARYIAARTSAQDGVLVWGYAASVPYLAQRRIPGRFIYPYPLLAGAGTSLQPRFRAEFLHALGQRPPCYVVFDVGDPVVRAVAVPQFPTFDAWLRANYREEVRIERFALLRAATAGCHVLQHPAS from the coding sequence GTGGACGCGTCCATCGGTCCCGGGCCCACCGCTGCGGCGGTAGCGCCATCGTCGGTCGTTCGTTCCCCGATCTCGAGCCGCCGCACCATGTCGTCCTCGCCTCCCCGGTTCGCGCGCGCGTCGCTGCTGCAGGGCGTCGTGGTGCTCGGCGTCCTCCTCCTCGTCGTCGCATGGGCGGGAGCGACGTTGCAGTTCCCGTTCGGCATCGACAACGGCATCCATGCCTACCAGGGGTGGGTGTTGCGCGCCGGAGGGCGTCCGTACGTGGACGTCTTCGACAGTCGTGGGCCGTTCGTGATGTACGGCTATGGCCTGGCGCAGGCGCTGTTCGGGCAGAACACGTGGGGCGTGCGGCTGCTCGATCTCGCCGTGCTCGCCCTCGGCGTCGTTCCACTCGCCCGAGCCGTCGCCGCACTCGAAGGGCGGATCGCCGGCGTGTTCTGTGGCGTGCTCGCCGCGCTGTGGTGGGCGTCCTCGTCACCGGGCAGCCTGGCACAGCCCGACGGTTGGGCGGGAATGCTCTTCGCCGGCGCGTTGGCGCCGCTGCTCCGACGCCGAACCGCGGGTGACCCCCCGATGCGCCGCTGGCTCGCGCTCGCCGGTGGCGTGATCGGCCTCTGCACGTTCTCCAAGCCGTTCTACGCCGCGCTGATCGTGCCGGTGCTCGTCGCCATCGGCAGCGATCGGGCACGCGACCACAAGGCGCGACTCTCCGACCTGATGGCGGTGGCGCTCGCGGGTCTCGGCGTCGGGGTGGCGGTCCTCGGGGTGATGTGGTTGGCTGGGGTGCTGCGGGCGTTCGTGGAGGCGTACCTCGTGTTCAACGTGAAGGTGTATGCCGGGGAGGCGCAGGCGGGCTGGGGACCGCGCGTCGGCAGCCTGCTCCGATACGTCGGCTCCGATCCCACCATCGGCTACGGCATCGTGCTGGCGGGCGCTGGTGCGTGGATCGGCAGCCGTGATCCACACGCCGACGTGCGCCGCGCCACGCATGTCGGCATCGCGTGGACGCTCTGCACGATCGGCTTCGTGCTCCTCCAGGGACGGTTCTGGCGCCAGCACTGGCTGCCGACCATTCCGCCGCTCGCCCTGCTCACGACGCTCGGCGTCTCCGGACTGCGCCGCCGACTCGCGGTCGGGGAGCGGGCGCGCGCTGGGGCGGGGGGCATCGCCGCACTGCTTCCGCTGGTCCTTGCGCTGGCCCTCCTCGTCGTGGCCGCGCGCACGCCGGCCATCTACACCCTCCGGGGCGCGCGCGCGCTGCGGGATGGCGCGACACGCGAGGCCCTGTGGGACTATCACACGGGCTACCGTCAGGGCTCGGCGAGCTCCTTCCGTGCGGAGCACGAAGCGGCCCGGTACATCGCCGCCCGGACCAGCGCGCAGGACGGCGTGCTCGTCTGGGGCTACGCCGCGTCGGTGCCGTATCTCGCCCAGCGGCGGATCCCGGGACGCTTCATCTACCCCTACCCGCTGCTCGCCGGGGCCGGCACCTCATTGCAGCCGCGCTTCCGTGCCGAGTTCCTGCACGCGCTCGGGCAACGTCCCCCGTGCTACGTGGTGTTCGACGTCGGCGATCCAGTCGTGCGCGCCGTCGCCGTGCCGCAGTTCCCGACGTTCGATGCGTGGCTGCGCGCCAACTACCGGGAGGAGGTGCGCATCGAGCGCTTCGCCCTGCTCCGCGCCGCGACCGCCGGTTGTCACGTGCTCCAGCACCCCGCGAGCTGA
- a CDS encoding glycosyltransferase family 2 protein, whose amino-acid sequence MHLSIVVPCYNEEKVIAETHRRLVAVLRQGGIDDYELLYVDDGSRDETATILGALQATDPQVRVLLLSRNFGHQIAISAGIEHASGDAVVLIDADLQDPPEVVLEMVQRWREGFDVAYGVRVDRLGETAFKRATAKIFYRALNRFSDTEIPLDVGDFRLMDRAVVDALISMPERARFIRGMVSWVGFKQVAVPYTRAPRFAGETKYPLVKMLRLAVDGLTSFSLVPLRLASWVGILSAGIALLGVIFAIATRLLTDRWVPGWAALFVAVTFFGGIQLLALGVVGEYVGRIYAEAKRRPLYLLRSRLGFESDVPTPRQGRALPEPARAPRPPYTPRTIRPDGRERAHQLNQVP is encoded by the coding sequence ATGCATCTGTCGATCGTCGTTCCCTGTTACAACGAAGAGAAGGTCATCGCGGAGACGCACCGGCGGCTCGTGGCCGTGCTGCGTCAGGGTGGCATCGACGACTACGAGCTGCTCTACGTCGACGACGGCAGCCGCGACGAGACGGCGACGATCCTGGGCGCTCTGCAAGCGACCGATCCGCAGGTCCGGGTGCTCCTGCTCTCACGGAACTTCGGACACCAGATCGCCATCAGCGCGGGCATCGAGCACGCGAGCGGCGACGCCGTCGTGCTGATCGATGCGGATCTGCAGGACCCGCCCGAGGTGGTCCTGGAGATGGTTCAGCGCTGGCGCGAGGGCTTCGACGTCGCCTACGGCGTGCGCGTCGACCGGCTCGGGGAGACCGCGTTCAAGCGCGCGACGGCCAAGATCTTCTATCGGGCGCTGAACCGTTTCAGCGACACCGAGATCCCGCTCGACGTGGGCGACTTCCGACTGATGGACCGTGCCGTCGTCGACGCCCTCATCTCCATGCCGGAGCGCGCGCGATTCATCCGCGGCATGGTGAGCTGGGTCGGCTTCAAGCAGGTGGCGGTCCCCTACACACGCGCACCGCGCTTCGCCGGCGAGACCAAGTACCCGCTGGTCAAGATGCTCCGCCTCGCGGTGGACGGGCTGACGTCGTTCTCGCTCGTCCCCCTGCGCCTCGCCTCATGGGTGGGGATTCTCTCCGCCGGGATCGCGCTGCTCGGGGTGATCTTCGCGATCGCCACGCGTCTGCTCACGGACCGCTGGGTGCCCGGCTGGGCGGCGCTGTTCGTCGCGGTCACCTTTTTCGGCGGCATCCAACTGCTCGCCCTCGGCGTCGTCGGCGAGTACGTGGGTCGCATCTACGCCGAGGCGAAGCGCCGTCCGCTCTACTTGCTGCGCTCTCGCCTCGGCTTCGAGAGCGACGTCCCGACGCCGCGCCAGGGCCGCGCGCTGCCCGAACCGGCGCGTGCGCCACGCCCTCCCTACACGCCACGGACCATCCGTCCCGATGGGCGCGAGCGCGCGCACCAGCTCAATCAGGTGCCGTGA